From Aquificota bacterium, one genomic window encodes:
- the rho gene encoding transcription termination factor Rho produces the protein MEQTQEKKIYTLEELKKLSLQELQKIGRELELSRVTGLRKEELIEKILSVQAKEEGLNFIKGVLEILPEGYGFIRSQENNYMPSYTDVYVAPSQIKKFGLRTGDTIIGFARPPQEKEKYQALIKIESVNGLPPDPEVLRSRPQFEKLTPYHPTERFNLETSPTELSTRVISLIAPIGKGQRGMIVAPPKAGKTVLLQKIAKALIQNHPEVYLIILLIDERPEEVTEMRRIVGDGAEVVASTFDEPPERHMQVAELVVEKAKRLVELKHDVVILLDSMTRFGRASNAVTPPTGRVLTGGIEATALQRPKKFFGAARNIEEGGSLTIIATALIETGSKMDDVIYEEFKGTGNMEIHLDRRLMERRIFPAINIEKSGTRKEELLLEDWELQRIWVLRKFLATMDPIEAMEFLLDKLKKFKTNKEFLKAMHS, from the coding sequence ATGGAACAAACCCAAGAGAAAAAGATTTATACCCTTGAAGAACTTAAAAAACTTTCTCTTCAAGAACTACAAAAAATAGGGAGAGAGCTTGAGCTTTCAAGGGTAACTGGCCTTAGAAAGGAGGAGCTTATAGAGAAGATTTTGAGCGTTCAAGCGAAGGAAGAGGGCCTAAACTTTATCAAAGGTGTGCTTGAAATTCTACCCGAAGGTTATGGTTTTATAAGAAGCCAAGAAAACAACTATATGCCCAGCTACACGGACGTGTATGTGGCACCCTCTCAGATAAAGAAGTTTGGCCTAAGAACTGGAGACACCATAATAGGCTTTGCAAGGCCTCCACAGGAGAAGGAAAAATACCAAGCCCTTATAAAGATAGAATCTGTAAACGGACTTCCACCAGACCCAGAAGTGTTAAGATCAAGGCCCCAGTTTGAAAAGCTCACTCCTTATCACCCAACGGAACGATTCAATCTTGAAACATCTCCCACAGAGCTTTCCACAAGGGTTATAAGCCTTATAGCGCCAATAGGCAAGGGCCAAAGAGGTATGATAGTGGCTCCGCCAAAGGCTGGTAAAACAGTGCTTCTTCAAAAAATAGCCAAGGCTCTCATTCAAAACCACCCAGAGGTCTATCTCATAATACTTCTCATAGACGAGAGGCCAGAGGAAGTGACTGAAATGCGCAGGATTGTGGGCGATGGTGCGGAAGTTGTAGCCTCTACCTTTGATGAGCCGCCAGAAAGGCACATGCAAGTGGCTGAGCTTGTGGTAGAAAAGGCGAAAAGGTTGGTGGAGCTAAAACATGATGTGGTAATCCTCTTGGACTCCATGACACGTTTTGGAAGGGCTTCCAACGCTGTGACCCCGCCCACTGGTAGGGTGCTTACTGGTGGTATAGAAGCAACAGCCCTTCAAAGGCCCAAAAAGTTCTTTGGTGCAGCAAGGAACATAGAAGAAGGCGGATCTCTCACCATAATAGCCACTGCCCTTATAGAGACTGGCTCCAAAATGGACGATGTTATATACGAAGAGTTCAAAGGCACGGGCAATATGGAGATACACCTAGATAGAAGGCTTATGGAGAGGAGAATTTTCCCAGCCATAAACATAGAAAAGTCTGGTACAAGAAAGGAAGAGTTGCTATTGGAAGACTGGGAGCTTCAAAGGATATGGGTTCTAAGGAAGTTCTTGGCTACCATGGACCCAATAGAGGCTATGGAATTCCTGTTAGATAAGCTCAAAAAGTTCAAGACAAACAAAGAGTTTCTTAAGGCTATGCACTCATAG
- the mnmE gene encoding tRNA uridine-5-carboxymethylaminomethyl(34) synthesis GTPase MnmE has product MIKQREPIVAIATPFGESAIGAIRLSGLDVMNRIRDLIVMKGEPRPRYAHFIKLKDEKGEILDEGILIYYPSPKSYTGEDMVEIFLHGNPLILRKALELFISKGIRLAEPGEFTKRAFLNGKMDLLQAEAVADLIGSKSERALRAAQRQLQGELSSLINSLRERLLEILAYVEADIEFSEEDIPTLSKEQIIYLLKDIVQSIERLLSTVRTGEYLRRGINLAIVGKPNVGKSSLFNALLGTERAITTPIPGTTRDFLQESLTLKGIPINLIDTAGIRHTEDPVEKIGVERSLQKLKSADLVLFVVDGSSPLEEEDLNIYKLVEPLAHMVVINKADLPLKEEVLRTFPEAIKVSAVKGEGIEELKEALLERLGVYALDSMQVYLSVRHENLLKKSKEVLKSLINKLETGDIFPEILMLDLREAISYLEEIVGVISTEDILGSIFSRFCIGK; this is encoded by the coding sequence ATGATAAAGCAAAGAGAACCCATAGTTGCCATAGCCACACCCTTTGGAGAGAGCGCCATAGGGGCCATTAGGCTCTCTGGCCTTGATGTGATGAACAGGATAAGGGACCTAATTGTTATGAAAGGGGAGCCAAGGCCCAGGTATGCCCACTTTATAAAACTAAAAGATGAAAAGGGTGAGATATTGGATGAGGGCATTCTCATATACTATCCTTCTCCCAAAAGCTACACGGGCGAGGATATGGTGGAGATATTTTTGCATGGCAATCCTCTCATCCTAAGAAAGGCCCTTGAACTCTTTATCTCAAAGGGTATAAGGCTTGCAGAACCGGGAGAATTTACCAAAAGGGCCTTTTTGAACGGAAAGATGGACCTACTTCAAGCGGAGGCGGTGGCAGACCTAATTGGCTCCAAGTCGGAAAGGGCCTTAAGGGCAGCCCAAAGACAGCTCCAAGGCGAGCTATCCTCACTTATAAACTCTTTGAGAGAAAGGCTACTTGAGATATTGGCCTATGTGGAGGCGGACATAGAGTTTTCAGAAGAGGACATTCCAACTTTAAGTAAAGAGCAGATAATTTACCTTTTAAAAGACATAGTTCAAAGCATAGAAAGGCTCCTTTCAACGGTAAGAACGGGAGAGTATTTAAGAAGGGGCATAAACCTTGCCATAGTAGGCAAGCCCAACGTGGGCAAATCTTCTCTATTTAACGCCCTTTTGGGGACAGAGAGGGCCATAACCACACCCATACCGGGAACTACGAGGGACTTTCTCCAAGAGAGCTTAACTTTAAAAGGCATACCCATAAACCTAATAGACACAGCAGGAATAAGGCATACAGAGGACCCAGTGGAGAAGATAGGCGTAGAAAGGAGCCTCCAAAAGCTCAAAAGTGCGGACTTGGTGCTTTTTGTGGTGGATGGCAGCAGTCCTTTGGAGGAAGAGGACCTTAACATATATAAGTTGGTGGAGCCTTTGGCCCATATGGTAGTTATAAACAAGGCGGACCTACCATTAAAGGAGGAGGTTTTGAGGACTTTCCCGGAGGCCATCAAAGTTAGCGCAGTTAAGGGAGAAGGCATTGAAGAACTCAAAGAGGCCCTTTTGGAAAGGCTTGGTGTGTATGCTTTGGATAGTATGCAGGTCTATTTATCTGTAAGGCACGAAAACCTCTTGAAAAAATCCAAAGAAGTGTTAAAATCATTAATAAATAAACTGGAGACAGGAGATATATTCCCAGAGATACTTATGCTTGACCTTAGGGAAGCTATAAGCTATTTGGAAGAGATAGTAGGTGTGATAAGCACAGAAGATATCCTTGGAAGCATATTTTCAAGGTTTTGCATAGGAAAATAA